Proteins from a genomic interval of Musa acuminata AAA Group cultivar baxijiao chromosome BXJ1-9, Cavendish_Baxijiao_AAA, whole genome shotgun sequence:
- the LOC135594477 gene encoding E3 ubiquitin-protein ligase ATL41-like, which translates to MSNSVPSPEWFVYDENKDSYDLNTRILATAVICLTSVVVLVVFLHLYVRHVLLRRHRASLLLRFYANNPAHDDPANVGLDPSAIAALPTHSYRVIIKQGEGGGGSKDDGSCAECAICLSAVEEGETVRTLPSCKHLFHVGCIDMWLGSHSTCPVCRTAVEPPPAATPDVSEPSTVPPPRAASQDSSGAAAAAASQEGSSSGSKDSGSASSRLGSSFRRMLSWDRSTGRRAQGEAMEDLERQ; encoded by the coding sequence ATGTCTAACAGCGTTCCCTCCCCCGAGTGGTTTGTCTACGACGAGAACAAGGACAGCTACGACCTCAACACAAGGATTCTGGCCACCGCCGTCATCTGCCTGACATCCGTTGTTGTCCTCGTTGTCTTCCTCCACCTCTACGTCCGCCACGTCCTCCTCCGCCGGCATCGCGCCAGCCTCCTCCTCCGCTTCTATGCGAACAACCCCGCCCACGACGATCCGGCCAACGTGGGGCTCGACCCCTCCGCCATCGCCGCCCTCCCGACGCATTCTTATCGAGTCATAATCAAGCAAGGAGAAGGCGGCGGCGGTAGCAAAGACGACGGGAGCTGCGCGGAGTGCGCCATTTGTTTGAGCGCCGTGGAGGAAGGGGAGACGGTGAGGACGCTGCCCAGCTGCAAGCACCTGTTCCACGTCGGCTGCATCGACATGTGGCTGGGCTCCCACTCCACCTGCCCGGTGTGTCGCACGGCGGTGGAGCCTCCGCCGGCCGCCACACCCGACGTCAGCGAGCCATCCACCGTTCCACCTCCAAGAGCGGCGTCGCAGGACTCCTCGGGAGCCGCTGCGGCTGCGGCGTCCCAGGAAGGCTCCTCCTCGGGATCCAAGGACTCGGGATCGGCTTCCTCGCGATTGGGTTCGTCGTTCAGGAGGATGTTGAGTTGGGATAGGTCAACAGGGAGAAGAGCTCAAGGGGAAGCGATGGAAGACCTGGAGAGACAGTAA
- the LOC135592597 gene encoding basic leucine zipper 61-like, giving the protein MAQLPPKIPNNMYPNWPNLAPLLTTPPPPPAPRSQPSWVDEFLDFSSAKRGHHRRSVSDSIAFLEQPLAGEGGDFDRLDDDQLMCIFSDDVPPSSLSGAVPASSSSTPSDHSSMNDDKLAEQQPKNESEEAQSACKAEPQQAAGTDTAVDPKRVKRILANRQSAQRSRVRKLQYISELERSVTTLQTEVSALSPRIAFLDHQRSLLTLGNSHLKQRIAALAQDGIFKDAHQEALKKEIERLRQVYHQQNLKKMAPPSSEPAMSAEKELLS; this is encoded by the exons ATGGCACAGCTCCCTCCAAAGATCCCCAACAACATGTACCCAAACTGGCCTAACCTTGCTCCGCTCCTGACAACCCCGCCGCCGCCACCAGCTCCTAGATCTCAACCCTCCTGGGTCGACGAGTTCCTCGACTTCTCCTCCGCCAAGCGCGGCCACCACCGCCGCTCCGTCAGCGACTCTATCGCCTTCCTCGAGCAGCCCCTCGCGGGCGAGGGAGGCGACTTCGACCGCCTAGACGACGACCAGCTCATGTGCATCTTCTCCGACGACGTGCCCCCGTCGTCTCTGTCGGGCGCCGTCCCGGCCTCCTCGTCGTCCACGCCGTCGGACCACAGCAGCATGAACGACGACAAACTGGCCGAGCAGCAGCCGAAGAACGAGTCGGAGGAGGCGCAGAGCGCGTGCAAGGCGGAGCCACAGCAGGCCGCGGGGACGGACACAGCCGTCGATCCCAAGAGGGTGAAGAG GATCTTAGCGAACCGGCAGTCGGCGCAGAGGTCGCGGGTGAGGAAGCTTCAGTACATTTCGGAGCTGGAGCGCAGCGTGACGACGTTGCAG ACCGAAGTCTCTGCGCTGTCTCCTCGGATCGCGTTCCTCGATCACCAACGGTCGCTTCTCACGCTGGGCAATAGCCACCTGAAGCAGCGCATTGCAGCATTGGCGCAGGACGGTATATTTAAGGACG CGCACCAAGAAGCGTTGAAGAAGGAGATCGAGAGACTTAGACAAGTCTATCATCAGCAAAATCTAAAGAAAATGGCACCTCCTTCGTCAGAACCAGCCATGAGCGCAGAAAAGGAGTTGCTCAGCTGA